In Thermosphaera sp., the sequence ACATAGCCTCCGATGTTAACATGTTGATCCTTGCAGGGCTCGTAATATCTATTGCCCTGTCGAAATACCAGCTTGACAGACTCTTGAGCCTGAAGATATTATCCTACATGGGGGAGAATACGGATAAGATAGTGCTCGGCATGATGCTGTCCACCGCCCTCCTTTCAATGTGGATTCCTAACACAGCGGCAGCCGCTATAATGGCGCCCGTAGCAGTAGGAATGTTGGAGTTGATCAACGCTGAGAAGGGCAAGAGCAATATCGGTAAAATGATGATGATAGGCGTTGCATACGCTGCCACGATAGGCGGCGTTGGAACTCCTGTTGGAACACCACCGGTGCCGATCACCATGCGAAACGTTAAAGAAGCAACAGGCTACGACATCACTTTTGCACAGTGGATGGCGTGGGGTGTACCCATAGCTCTGGTACTAACCCTACTAGCATGGGGTTTATTGAAGACGTTTTTCCCGCCGGAGGTTAAAGTAATCCCTGGGGGTAGAAGCATTGTTGAAAGAGAACTGTCGAAGATAGGCAGCCTCGATAGGCGGCAGAAGATGACTCTCGCCATCTTCGGGGTTGCAGTGATCCTCTGGCTCATGGATTCGTTCTACCCTCTTCTACCAAACTGGACCTATATTGCGTCGCTGATAATAATCATTCTCTATCTGATCCCCGGTGTTGGAACCCTTTCATGGGACGAGGTGTCTAGGGAGGCGGACTGGGGGGTTCTCTTCCTAATAGCGGGAGGTTTAGCGTTAGGCGGCGGCCTGAGGGAGACGGGATTGGTAAGGATGCTCGCAGACTTCATTGCAACCGGTTTAACGGGAACATCCCCATATATCGTGAACATTATCATAGCACTGGTAACCGGCTTCAGCGTGACCGTTTTCTGTAGCATAACGGCGACGTCGTCGGCCTTTGTCCCAGTAGCTTTGGCAATAGCCTCCTCCCTCGGTATTGATGCCAGGTTCACTGGCATCGTTGCTGGCATAGCCTCGTGTTTTGCATTCCTTCTCCCAGCTAACACGCCGCCGAACGCCATTGCTTACTCGTACGGGTACTTCAAGAACTATGAGATGGCTAAGGTAGGAGTGGTTATGACTATATTGTCTTCGATAGTTATAATAGTTTTCATGCCGTATATTTCTATTCTGACACGCTAACCACTTTTACCCTAAAGATAATGTTTTTTATGAAAAAGGCTCTAATGTATCAGTGGTCGTAGCTTATGGTGTTGTTGAGAGGATTCAACATTTTGAAAACTGTAGCTGCCTTGTTTTCACTGCTAGGCGGGCTCATGATGTTTGTACCGTTGGTTGATTTCCTGTCGGGTGTGAGTGTATCGCGGGTCTTCCTAGCTTTTTCAATAGTCCTGCTGGCGGGCGGAACCCTACTCGTCTACAAGGTTAAATCCGAGGAGGGCTTGTCATTTATCGAGGCTACTATATCCTCTACTCTAGCGTGGACTCTACTACCTGCAGTCTCAGCGATTCCTTTGTCGATAGAGCTGGGAATCCCCTATTTCGATGCGTTCTTCGAGAGCGTCTCGGGATTCACTGGAACAGGGTTAACGGTTCTCACCGGTTTAGACAGCATGAAGCCCAGCATCTTGTTCTGGAGAGCCCTTATGCAATGGGTAGGGGAGCTTGGTTTCGTCGTTTTCGCTATGGTTTTATTCCCATTTTTCTACAAGTATGGCCTTTTAATGTATGGCGTCGAGAGACCTATAAGAATAGAAGCGTCAATGTATAGAACTGCTAGGAGGTTATTCAACATCTATATAATACTGACGCTCGCGGGAACCCTCATGCTTTACTATACTGGTATGAACGTCTTCGACGCTCTCGTTCACTCTATGACGGGCATAGCTACCGGTGGGATGAGCAATTATGACAGTAACTACGACCAGATATACCGCACCGCACCGTTAACCTCCATCCCGCTGATAATCATAATGGTGCTTGGGGCGACGAACTTCCTGCTTTTAGATAAACTCTTGAGGGGGGAGGGCGGACAAGTAGTGGGGAACGAGGAGTTCAAATTATACGTGTCTCTCCTAGCATTCTTTTCCATCATAACATCTTTAACGGTTGTTGTTTCAAACCCAAGCTCCATTCAGGAGGGAATTGTTTCAGGGGTCTTCAACGCGATATCCGCTATGACCACCACCGGGTTTAACATCGGCTCGATTAACCAGCTCCCCTACGTTTCCAAGCTAATCCTAGCGTTTTCAATGTTCATTGGGGGAATGACTTTCGCCACAGTGGGCGGTATTAAAGTGATGAGATTCCTGATACTGTTGAAGAAGCTTAAGGCGTCATCGGTGAACATCGTCACAGGGGGAAGGGCGGAGGTCAGGGTTAGGCTGGGCGGCAATATTCTCGAAGACTCCGAGGTAGCGTCTGCATTGTTGATAACGGTAATCCACTTTACCACGATATTCGTTGGCGCTACTTTGATAAAGTCAATGGTCCCCGCGTTCGACTATGCCGACGCATTCTTCGAGTCGGCTTCGGCTTCTAGCTGTGTGGGTTTATCGGTTGGAATCACCTCTCCCCTTGCTCCTGCAGGGGTTAAGGCGGTTCTAATAGTCTTAATGATACTGGGCAGGCTCGAGTATCTTCCACTATTAATGTTGATAGGCTACGTTGCCGGGAGAAAGACTATTAAACTATTAAAGTAGGGAGAGCATAAAATTATTGATGGTTAGGAACGGTAGCACGAGGTTTACGTTATGAAGATATTGATTGCCGGGGGCGGCGAGTTCGCCGAGAATTTGATAAGAATGCTGAATCCAAGGGAGAACGAGATCATAGTGATAGAGAAGGATGAAGCTAGGAAAAGGGAGCTGGAGTCTAGGTACGATATACTAGTGATCAATAAAAATGCCACCGACGTGGAGGTCTACACCAACGAGGTCAAGATGGACGAGATCGACGCTGTCCTTGCATTAACGAACAGCGATGAGATAAATCTGCTGGTCCTAGCGATAGCGAAGCTCCACAATATTCCGATAAGGATTGGTCGGTTCGCGGAGGAGAAGATTGGAGAACTCGTGAGGGAGCTTCAACTAGGGATACCTATCACGCAGCCCAAGGTTCTGGCGAATCTCGTTGCGAACTACATATCCTCGGTTCTAACACCTCTCTACCTCGGAAAAGTTGGCCTTTTCGACCTATACTTGTTGGGAGTATCTGAGGGGGACAGGGCTGCGGGGTCTAAGATAGTGGACCTGGAGATGGATGAAAGAGTTGGCAAGATAATACTAATGTTTGATGGAGTAGGTTTCAAGGTGCCAACTGGCGAGGAGGTTTTAAAGCCCGGCGACATTCTTTTCATACTCTCCTCCGGAAACGAGTTTGTTAGGTATATTAAGGGATGAACATGGCTGAAGCAAATATTGTTCAAGAAGTGCTTGCAAAGCTAGAAGTCCCGATCATTATTATTGCAACACTGCTGATCTTCAGGGTATTACTCAAGAAATTTCTCGACTCATTGTCCTCACGGGGATCTATATCGAGTATTGCCAAAGAATCCGTGCTACGGATTCTAGACATTTCTATCATAGTGATCTCGTTTCTAACGCTCATAGGACAATTCATCGAGGTACACTTGGCTATCATAGCCCTCGGCGCTCTCAGCGTACTGCTCGTGCTCATGTTAGTTGACAGGATCAGGGGTTTCATTGCATACCTTGCCCTCCAAATGGATAGGAAAATGCTCGGCAGGCATTACATGATATTGGTTAACGGCCTTGGGAAGCCGATCTACGGTAAGGTTACGAACATTTCGACATCGCACTGCGTGGTTGAGGACATATTTGGGGAGCGGTATATCATTCCCAACACATTAATGTACAACGCTATTCTCAAACCTCACGCGATGTCCCTCGTGTTCGACGTCAGAGTAAGGCTTACAGGCAAGGAGGATTTATCCAGGCTCATATCCTTATTCAGGGATTTAAAATCCGAAGTTTTCAGAATTGACGATAAGAGGTCCATTATTAGATACGTGGGTCCTAGGGGATTCATCGTTAGGATAATCGTTCACCCAATATCATCGACGATTAGGCAGTCAGACATCAACGACTTCATCGCTGAAATCCTCGAGAAGTTCAGGGAGTATGAGATTGAGGTAAAATTCGTGGAGATGCACTAGGCTCATGCAGTTTTACCTTTTAAACGGTGACTACTAATCCCCTTAAATCATAGAAAGTAGCCCTCTCGATGAGAGCTTCAACCAATTCTCCGTAGCCAAGGGATTTATCACTATTTAGCACGACGGGGATGTAATTCCCTAGTCTTCCCACCCATGTATTAGAGTATTCAGTTATGAATACTGGGATTTTACGGCCAACGTATTTTTCACGCACCTTCAACCCTACTTCTTCAACGGTTTTCAGGAGCCTCATCATTCTCTCCTTTCTGGTTTTTGTTGGAACGGGTGGAAGCCCGGCTGAGAGCGTGTTGGGTCTTAGACTGTACCCTGCGAAGTGCACTCTTTCAAACTCTAACTCTTTGATGATCTTAAGGGTTTGCTCGAAATCCTCATCACTCTCCAGGGGGTGCCCCACTATAATGTCTGTGGCTATGCTTACATCAGGTATCTTTCTCTTCACCTCCAACACTGTTCTCCTGTATTCTTCGATTGAATACTTCCTGTTCATGGCTTTCAACACTTTATCGCTTCCCGATTGAAGGGGTATGTGGAGGAACCTGTATATACGAGGGTCTGAATTGATTGTCTCGATTAGATCGTCTAGGATGAACTCTAAATGCTCCGGGTTAATCATACCTATTCTAATCCTGAAATTTCCGCTGACTCTTGAGACCCGCGCGACCAGCTCGGGAAGGAGCCTCTTCCCGTAGAGGTCTAAGCCGTAGACTCCTAGATCCATCCCGGTCAGCTGGACTTCGACGGCTCCTTTGGCCACAGCGGCCTCCACAGCTCTCACAACTGCTTCGATGCTGTGGCTTACCACTGCTCTTCTTGCATGCTTAGTGATGCAGAAGGAGCAATTGCTCAAACATCCCTCTTGAATTGGTATTGGGGCTATTCTGCCCTCGAAACATAGGCCTATGAGGTCTCTTACCCTGGGTCCGTTGAGGAGAAATACCCTATCTGCGGCTTCCACGGCTTCATATATCCTCACAGCGTTTTGCGGAGATACCAGGCTTGCCTCGGGGGCGGTCTTGTAGACCTTGTACGGCTGAGCCGCGGGCATGCATCCAGCTACTACTAGTTTCGCCCCCTTCCCGAGGGCTATTCTCCGGAGCTCTGCTATCCTCTTAATCATGTGTTGCTCAGTGTCAAGTCTCACAGTGCAAGTATTGAGTACGATGGCGTCGGCACTCCAGGGGTCCCCGGCGAGAGAGTGTCCTCTCTCGACTAAAACCTGTTTCATCAACGCTTCATCGCTCTTGTTTAGGGCACACCCGTAAGTCTCCACGTAAACCTTCATTAAAACCCCTGGTTCTAGGATATTGTTAAATAGCCCTCTTAACAATAAAGTCTTTTAATAGAGGTGTTGCCCTTGAACAGCGCTGTGGGATACGAATACGAAGAGCTTTTGAATAGGGCTTTAGAGAGGCTTCCCTCGAAGAAGGGGAGCAGCGAGGTTTTCGAGATACCGAGGGCTGAAGTTTTAATAGTTGGTGGCAGGACAATCGTGCACAATTTCTCAGAGATCGCTGAAGTTCTTGGAAGGGAGAGGGATGTTGTACAGAGATACTTTGTGAAAGAGCTCGGTGTCCCTGCATTCACTAATGAGGCAGGTCAGCTCCTTCTCCAGGGAAAGTTTAATGCCTCAGTGATTAACAAGCTGATAGAGGTTTTCGTAGAGAAGTACGTGAAGTGCCCTACTTGTGGCGCCGTTCACACTAGGCTCGCTAAGAAGGGGAAGGTTTTCATCATGAGATGTGAGGCCTGCGGGGCCGAGACGACTCTACCGGCTTTTTAAAGCGTGTGATGGTTTAATGAAGGATTCAGATGATCAACAGCTACCCGGGCTTGTCTACGTTCACGTCCGCGTTGTCGAGGGTGAGGTAGTAGTTTCGGCGTGCGACGCAGAGCTTCTCGGCAGGGTTTTAATAAACAAGGAGGGGGGCATGAAATACAGCGTGGACCCCTTCTTTTATAAAGGAGAGCTTAAAACGGTCGAGGAAGCATTAATGCTTCTCTCAAACGCTACAACGGGAAACCTCGTGGGGAGTAGGATAGTTAAGGCTGCCGTCGAGAGAGGCTTAATCCATCCCGAGGCGGTCTTAGTAATTGATGGGGTTCCAATAGCGTTTTTCACAGTGATATAGGTGTTTTAAATGAGGTTTTGCGTTAGATGCGGGAGAGAGGTTTCAGAGGATGAGATCATCGGTAATTACTGCATCGATTGCTATGTTAAGCATCAAACTCCTTTTAAGAATAGGCCGAGGCTTGAGGTCACTTTATGCCCTAAGTGCGGCTCCTGGCTCTACAAGGGAGAGTGGAGCCTGCCCGTCAGCACCGAGGAAGTGTTCAGGAGGGTCGCGCTGAACGAGTCTAGAAGATTCCTCAGGGACGAGGTTGAAGCATTAGACGCTAGTGTTCTAAGAGGGGTTCACAAGATCAGCGCCAGCGAGCATGGAATAACCCTAAGACTTCACCTCCTTGTTAAAGGGAAGCATCCAATTGATTATGAGCTCGAGGTCCCGGTTAAAATCAGCTACAAGCCATGCCCATCCTGCTTGATGAGGTCCGGGGGTTCCCACAAAGCCTTGGTCCAGGTCAGATATGAGGGTAGAGTAGACCTGGATAGGCTTGCTGAAGAAGTGGAGGAGTTAATAGTAGAGACGGGCCTCGCTTCAAGCGTAACGGATGTTGAGGTCGTCAAGGATGGCGTGGACGTGAAGTTTGAAGACCCGGTACCTGCAAGAAAGCTCTCGAGCATTCTGGGTAGAAGGTATGGAGCTATGACCACCGAGTCCTTTCGCTCAACGAGATTCGACGCTCATGAGGGAAAGTGGAGGGGGGTCGTAACCATCTCGGTGAGGATACCGCCCGTGCGCAAAGGCGTCGTAGTGGAATACCTCGGGGAGGTAGGAGTTGTAGAAGAAGTATACAAGGGATTGGTTAAGATAAGGGTGCTCGAGACCGGCGAACTAGTTCAGACAAAGGTTTCCAGCTACTGGGAGGGCAGGATCAGAGTCGTCGAGAAAGCCCACGTCAGCGGCCCCTTCCTCGTAACGGGGGTTGACAAGAACTACGTATATCTTCTTAGGGAGGACAGTGGAGAGATGAAGGAGGTTTCCGTTAAGCCGGGCTATTCTCATTTAAAAGCAGGTGTCAAAGTATTATTATTGACAATAGAGGATAGAGAATACTTGATAGAGGAGAGTGGTTAAGTTTTGCCTAAGAAGGATCAAGGTCTAGGCCCCGGTGCTGAAACACCATTACCCGGAGATGACACGGTAGTTTGCGGAGTCATAAGGCATCTAGGCGGAGACTACCTACTGGCTAAATGCATGGACGGCGTCGATAGGAAGGTCAGGATCCCGGGGAAGCTTAGGAAGAGAGTTTGGATTAGTGAAGGAGACATCATCTTGGTAGGCCTCTGGGATTTCACCCCTGATAAAGGAGAAGTCGTATACAAGTATGGTAGGAGCGAGGTAAACAAGCTCCTGGAGAAGGGTTTTTTGACGAAGGAGTTCATCGACGCGCTCAGTGAATACGTATGAGCGACGATATGGATAGGCTCCTGCGGCGTGGAAGCGAGGAGCCCAGGATAAAAGATGCAGACTTGTATGAAACGGTTGAGGAAGTCTTCGACTCCTCAACAGTGTTGACCATAGTCTCCCTGATTAGGAAGAGGGTTTTGAAGCGATTGGCGGGCGTGGTCAGCGCTGGTAAGGAGGCCAGGGTTTACCTCGGATACGCTCCCGACGGGAGGCCGCTGGCCGTTAAGATATACTTGACGAGCTCAGCGGAGTTTAGACGGGGCATCTTGAAATACATAATGGGGGATCCCAGGTTTCAAAGAGCTAAGCTCAGCGACACTAGATCCATCATTTACGCCTGGACTAGGAAGGAGTACAGGAACCTTGTGAGAATGAAGGAGGCGGGAGTAAAGGTCCCGCAGCCAGTCGCGTTTCTGAACAATGTCCTGGTTATGGAATTCCTCGGCGAGGACGGCCGGAGGTATCCGCTTCTCGAAGAAGCCTACAGGGACCTGGAGGCTGTGGAGCTTGAAAGTATCTATACTTTAGCCTTAGAGGAATTGGAGAAGATTGTCTGTAAAGCTAAGCTCGTGCATGGGGATTTCTCAGAGTTCAACATCATGGTTAAGCCTGACTTGGACGTGGCGGTGATCGATGTTAGCCAGGCTGTTGATCACTCGCATCCCAATGCGAGGGATTTCCTGGAGAGGGATGTTAGAAATATTAACAGGTTTTTCAAAAATGAAGCCAAGATTAATGTATTGAGTGAGGAAGAGGTCTTAGAGGGGTTACTTAGATGTCTGGAGAGGAGAAGGGTAGATTCATCCTAGGCGTTACAAGGCTCTACGAGAAACTCCCTTTGGATAGGATCGGGGTTTTAATCGGGGATGATGGGAGAGTTAAGAAGGAGATAGAGGTGAAAACTAGGACCAGCATCACCATAGACTCAAACACTGGTGGAGTCGTCATCGAACCGACTCTTCCAACTACTTCAGCCCTCGAACTCATGAAGGCTAGAGATATTGTTAAGGCTATAGCGTATGGATTCAGTCCCGACAGGGCCATGAGGCTCCTCGATGAGGATCAAGTATTGGTCGTTATCGATGTTAGACAGTACGTGGGTGACAAGCCAAATCACGTTACAAGAGTTTTGGGAAGAATTATTGGAGAGGATGGAAAAGCGAGGAGGACTCTAGAAGAAATGACTGGTGCATACATCTCCGTGTATGAACCATACGTCGCGATTATCGGGGATTACGAGACAGCGAATATTGCGAAAACGGCCGTGGAGATGCTGATACAGGGTAGGAGGCACTCTTCAGTCTACAAGTACGTTGAGAACGAGACATTCACGTTGAAGAGGAGGAGGATGAGAGAGTTATGGATGAAGCCGCCGGGGATAGGCGAGAAAAAAGAATCCGAGAGCGGAGAATAGATTTTTCAGAACACTAACAAGTATATAGCAGCTATCATCAAAGCGCTCGCAGCTATCTTCTTAATCGTTATTTCCTCATGCAGTATGAGGATAGACAATATGATCACGAATAGGAGGCTTGACTTATCTATTATCGAGACGGGAGTCGTTTCCCCCTTTTGAAGGGCGAGGAAATACAGAACCCATGAAGCGCCTCCAGCCACGCCGCTAAGTATTATAAACAACGCCTCCCTAGAGGTGATCGTGGAGACGAAGCCCGTTCCCCTGAAAGCAAACATAACTCCAACCGCGAAAATCATCATGACTACGGATCTCAAAGCGGTAGCTGTCACGGAGTCTACGTGTTGAAGACCTATTTTAGCGAAGATGGTAGCTAGAGCGGCCATGAACGCGTCGAGTAATGCGTACAAGACCCAATCCTCCATGTACCCCACCAGCGGTGAACGGCATCTCGTGCGGGCCTCGTCAACACGGGTTTCAGAGGGGCTTCTAACCCCGGGTTCCCTCTTCATCTGCCGTTGACGAATAGTATGGGGTGATCCCTATTTAATGCTTAACGAGGGCTGGGGAAAAAGCTTATATGACTCCTAAGACTATAATACCTGGCGATGACTGGTAGTGGGCCCGTAGCTCAGCCAGGCAGAGCGGCGGATGCTGGGGTATAGCCCCGGCGGCCGATGCTCCAGATCCATGCTATGGGTCATACGACCTTCACGGGATGAGATAGATCTGGAGGGAGTGACCCGTAGGTCAGGGGTTCGAATCCCCTCGGGCCCACTACGATGTTTAAAAACTATTGATTAACGATTTTCCTGATCTTGTAAGCTCCCAGGAGGGCTCCGGATAACACTATGATTAAAGCTATTCTTACATCCATTCCAGAGAAGCATATCCATGTAGCTACGAGGAAGAAGATCACTCCGATGAACGCTCTGGATGCAGCCGGGTTGAAGGCGGGTTTCCTCGAAGGCTCTCTCAGGCTCTCGAACCCGTAGTACCAGATAGCGTTGACGTATAGGAATATTGTCGAAGCTAGGGGTAATGCGTTTTCTCCGGGGACGGCGAACGTTGAAGCTATTGCGAGGATAACTGATGCAATGAAGACCGCGAAGTCCCTGAAGGTTTCAGCTAGCTTAATCCTTGTGAATGAGAGGGCGATGAATACTATTGTTGACGCGACTCCTATTGCAAGCGTGACCTCGCTCATGTTTTCAACCACGTTAGATAGATAGTTTTACAAGGTTATTTAACTCGGTCGCGAGTCTTAGGCCTAGACCCTTCTCGTAAACCATTGTTCTCTGGTCGACCGTGTTGAATGGAATGTAAACTATTCCGGTTGCTTGAGAAGACGCGAATGTGATCTTTCCCCTGTACTTGTTGTTAGCAGCTTCTATGTAGCCGTCGGCGAGCTTCTCGGCTAAAACGCTGGATATTAGCGGTGGGAAGGCTTTAGCGTCGCCGGGTATGCTCGAGGGTTTCGCCGATCCAGCTATTTCCCTTGCTAGTAAGTATCCGTGAGCCTCAGCTATCTTATCGGGCTGGACGGTTTTACCAGAGTATATTCCGAGGACGTCTAAGACGGGGTTTTCAATATAGGGGGGTAATCCCGCGACGAGAAGCGTGAGACGGGACTCGCTCCCTTTTTTCAACAAGAGTCCTTTCACGAAGGAGAACCTGCACTCCACTGTGAAGAATGGAATATAGAATCCTCCCTTTCCCGGTGCAACGTTGACTTCAGGGCTACCTGCTCTCGCGCTGGCTAGTTTCTTCAGGTTTAGGCTTGTCTCCACGATGTCTTGGACGGGCCTCTTGTAATTGTCCCTGAGCCATTTGAAAACACTAGTGTATGCTTCAACCCATTTAATGATCTCTAATGGATCCTTTCCCGCGGCGAAGAACATGTGGGCTGCTTCTGAAATATGGTATACGGCTTCCGCAACTTGTTTCTCTACTTCGAGGATTCCCCTGTTCACCTCTGGTATTGCCGTGGAACCCGTCTTCTCGAGGAGTAGGTTATACTGGTCTATGCTTGCCTTAGCGATGTCTACCGCGGCCGAAGTATTCCTATTGTATAGCTGGTCTAAAGCCGTTAGAATTGACTTGACAGCGTTTAGTCTCTGCTTCACTAGTGTGAAGCCGGGCTCGTCGGGTATTTGAGCAGTAGCCTCCTCGATGTTTTTCAAAGCAGATTTCACATCGTGCTTTGACAGTGCTTTCAAAGC encodes:
- a CDS encoding serine protein kinase RIO — its product is MSDDMDRLLRRGSEEPRIKDADLYETVEEVFDSSTVLTIVSLIRKRVLKRLAGVVSAGKEARVYLGYAPDGRPLAVKIYLTSSAEFRRGILKYIMGDPRFQRAKLSDTRSIIYAWTRKEYRNLVRMKEAGVKVPQPVAFLNNVLVMEFLGEDGRRYPLLEEAYRDLEAVELESIYTLALEELEKIVCKAKLVHGDFSEFNIMVKPDLDVAVIDVSQAVDHSHPNARDFLERDVRNINRFFKNEAKINVLSEEEVLEGLLRCLERRRVDSS
- a CDS encoding translation initiation factor aIF-1A, yielding MPKKDQGLGPGAETPLPGDDTVVCGVIRHLGGDYLLAKCMDGVDRKVRIPGKLRKRVWISEGDIILVGLWDFTPDKGEVVYKYGRSEVNKLLEKGFLTKEFIDALSEYV
- a CDS encoding EamA family transporter, translated to MEDWVLYALLDAFMAALATIFAKIGLQHVDSVTATALRSVVMMIFAVGVMFAFRGTGFVSTITSREALFIILSGVAGGASWVLYFLALQKGETTPVSIIDKSSLLFVIILSILILHEEITIKKIAASALMIAAIYLLVF
- a CDS encoding TrkH family potassium uptake protein — translated: MVLLRGFNILKTVAALFSLLGGLMMFVPLVDFLSGVSVSRVFLAFSIVLLAGGTLLVYKVKSEEGLSFIEATISSTLAWTLLPAVSAIPLSIELGIPYFDAFFESVSGFTGTGLTVLTGLDSMKPSILFWRALMQWVGELGFVVFAMVLFPFFYKYGLLMYGVERPIRIEASMYRTARRLFNIYIILTLAGTLMLYYTGMNVFDALVHSMTGIATGGMSNYDSNYDQIYRTAPLTSIPLIIIMVLGATNFLLLDKLLRGEGGQVVGNEEFKLYVSLLAFFSIITSLTVVVSNPSSIQEGIVSGVFNAISAMTTTGFNIGSINQLPYVSKLILAFSMFIGGMTFATVGGIKVMRFLILLKKLKASSVNIVTGGRAEVRVRLGGNILEDSEVASALLITVIHFTTIFVGATLIKSMVPAFDYADAFFESASASSCVGLSVGITSPLAPAGVKAVLIVLMILGRLEYLPLLMLIGYVAGRKTIKLLK
- a CDS encoding tRNA (N(6)-L-threonylcarbamoyladenosine(37)-C(2))-methylthiotransferase codes for the protein MKVYVETYGCALNKSDEALMKQVLVERGHSLAGDPWSADAIVLNTCTVRLDTEQHMIKRIAELRRIALGKGAKLVVAGCMPAAQPYKVYKTAPEASLVSPQNAVRIYEAVEAADRVFLLNGPRVRDLIGLCFEGRIAPIPIQEGCLSNCSFCITKHARRAVVSHSIEAVVRAVEAAVAKGAVEVQLTGMDLGVYGLDLYGKRLLPELVARVSRVSGNFRIRIGMINPEHLEFILDDLIETINSDPRIYRFLHIPLQSGSDKVLKAMNRKYSIEEYRRTVLEVKRKIPDVSIATDIIVGHPLESDEDFEQTLKIIKELEFERVHFAGYSLRPNTLSAGLPPVPTKTRKERMMRLLKTVEEVGLKVREKYVGRKIPVFITEYSNTWVGRLGNYIPVVLNSDKSLGYGELVEALIERATFYDLRGLVVTV
- a CDS encoding DUF424 family protein, which encodes MKDSDDQQLPGLVYVHVRVVEGEVVVSACDAELLGRVLINKEGGMKYSVDPFFYKGELKTVEEALMLLSNATTGNLVGSRIVKAAVERGLIHPEAVLVIDGVPIAFFTVI
- a CDS encoding DASS family sodium-coupled anion symporter translates to MNSESKLLITLAMIVLVGLIAYSPIGGLTFQQKAMLGITALAIIYWVTECVPIPVTGIIIILLEVVTGIFPLSRGLSYIASDVNMLILAGLVISIALSKYQLDRLLSLKILSYMGENTDKIVLGMMLSTALLSMWIPNTAAAAIMAPVAVGMLELINAEKGKSNIGKMMMIGVAYAATIGGVGTPVGTPPVPITMRNVKEATGYDITFAQWMAWGVPIALVLTLLAWGLLKTFFPPEVKVIPGGRSIVERELSKIGSLDRRQKMTLAIFGVAVILWLMDSFYPLLPNWTYIASLIIIILYLIPGVGTLSWDEVSREADWGVLFLIAGGLALGGGLRETGLVRMLADFIATGLTGTSPYIVNIIIALVTGFSVTVFCSITATSSAFVPVALAIASSLGIDARFTGIVAGIASCFAFLLPANTPPNAIAYSYGYFKNYEMAKVGVVMTILSSIVIIVFMPYISILTR
- a CDS encoding KH domain-containing protein, whose product is MSGEEKGRFILGVTRLYEKLPLDRIGVLIGDDGRVKKEIEVKTRTSITIDSNTGGVVIEPTLPTTSALELMKARDIVKAIAYGFSPDRAMRLLDEDQVLVVIDVRQYVGDKPNHVTRVLGRIIGEDGKARRTLEEMTGAYISVYEPYVAIIGDYETANIAKTAVEMLIQGRRHSSVYKYVENETFTLKRRRMRELWMKPPGIGEKKESESGE
- a CDS encoding 60S ribosomal export protein NMD3 translates to MRFCVRCGREVSEDEIIGNYCIDCYVKHQTPFKNRPRLEVTLCPKCGSWLYKGEWSLPVSTEEVFRRVALNESRRFLRDEVEALDASVLRGVHKISASEHGITLRLHLLVKGKHPIDYELEVPVKISYKPCPSCLMRSGGSHKALVQVRYEGRVDLDRLAEEVEELIVETGLASSVTDVEVVKDGVDVKFEDPVPARKLSSILGRRYGAMTTESFRSTRFDAHEGKWRGVVTISVRIPPVRKGVVVEYLGEVGVVEEVYKGLVKIRVLETGELVQTKVSSYWEGRIRVVEKAHVSGPFLVTGVDKNYVYLLREDSGEMKEVSVKPGYSHLKAGVKVLLLTIEDREYLIEESG
- a CDS encoding translation initiation factor IF-2 subunit beta, whose amino-acid sequence is MNSAVGYEYEELLNRALERLPSKKGSSEVFEIPRAEVLIVGGRTIVHNFSEIAEVLGRERDVVQRYFVKELGVPAFTNEAGQLLLQGKFNASVINKLIEVFVEKYVKCPTCGAVHTRLAKKGKVFIMRCEACGAETTLPAF
- a CDS encoding NAD-binding protein: MKILIAGGGEFAENLIRMLNPRENEIIVIEKDEARKRELESRYDILVINKNATDVEVYTNEVKMDEIDAVLALTNSDEINLLVLAIAKLHNIPIRIGRFAEEKIGELVRELQLGIPITQPKVLANLVANYISSVLTPLYLGKVGLFDLYLLGVSEGDRAAGSKIVDLEMDERVGKIILMFDGVGFKVPTGEEVLKPGDILFILSSGNEFVRYIKG